A stretch of the Symmachiella macrocystis genome encodes the following:
- the metG gene encoding methionine--tRNA ligase: protein MTTRQILVTAALPYANGHIHIGHLVEYLQTDIWVRFQKLYGNRCLYMCSDDTHGTAIMLRARQEGRSEEALIAEMKQAHEADFAGFGIEFDNYGSTNSPENQKFCNEFWAAFRQAGLVAERDVTQLYDPEAGTFLADRFVRGTCPRCKSEGQYGDNCDSCGATYSPADLIDPISTVSGATPEVRSSLHLFVNIEELHEFLEEWTQSGEHLQDEVANYLKGHFLHEPLRDWDISRPAPYFGFEIPDSPGNYWYVWFDAPIGYMASTQQWCDRNGEDFNDWWRNEKTEIHHFIGKDITYFHTLFWPAMLKTAEYNLPTKVHIHGFLTVGGQKMSKSKGTFVRASTYLNHLDPAYLRYYFATKLGPRLDDLDLNLEEFVAKVNSDLVGKVVNLASRSAKFVKELGLSTEYPDDGGLFAEAAAAGKQIAANYENCDYNAAMRHIMALADKANKFVEDAEPWKLRKEPDKQQQLQDVCTIALNLFRQLAIYLAPVLPRLAQHTGELLSTPIQQWNESQRPLVGTAVNKFQHMLTRVEESQVHAMIEESQEEAAPEEAAPEEAENQYNDSPEALANEPLAEECTYDEFVKVDMRVARVVAAQEVEKADKLLQLTLSLGGDVTRNVFAGIKGVYEPEKLVGRLVICCANLAPRKMRFGVSEGMVLAAGPGGKDIFVLSPDEGAKPGQRVH, encoded by the coding sequence ATGACCACACGACAAATTCTTGTCACCGCTGCTTTGCCGTATGCCAATGGGCATATTCATATTGGGCATTTGGTGGAATATCTGCAGACCGATATTTGGGTGCGGTTTCAGAAACTGTACGGCAATCGCTGCTTGTATATGTGCTCCGACGACACGCACGGAACGGCAATCATGCTGCGGGCGCGGCAAGAAGGGCGGAGCGAAGAAGCGTTGATCGCTGAAATGAAACAGGCCCACGAAGCGGATTTCGCGGGGTTTGGCATCGAGTTTGATAACTACGGCAGCACCAACAGCCCTGAAAACCAAAAGTTTTGCAATGAGTTCTGGGCGGCATTTCGCCAAGCCGGCCTTGTCGCCGAGCGAGATGTCACGCAGTTGTACGATCCGGAGGCGGGCACGTTTCTAGCCGACCGATTCGTCCGCGGTACCTGTCCCCGCTGCAAATCGGAAGGGCAATACGGCGACAATTGCGATAGTTGCGGCGCGACCTATAGCCCTGCGGATTTGATCGATCCGATTAGTACGGTGAGCGGGGCGACGCCGGAAGTCCGCAGTTCGCTGCATCTGTTTGTGAATATCGAGGAACTACACGAGTTTCTGGAAGAGTGGACGCAGTCGGGTGAGCATCTGCAGGATGAAGTGGCCAATTATCTGAAGGGGCATTTTCTGCACGAGCCGCTCCGTGATTGGGACATCTCACGGCCCGCTCCCTATTTCGGTTTCGAAATCCCGGACAGCCCCGGTAATTATTGGTATGTCTGGTTCGACGCTCCGATCGGCTACATGGCATCGACGCAGCAATGGTGCGACCGGAACGGCGAGGATTTCAACGATTGGTGGCGGAACGAAAAGACCGAAATTCACCATTTCATCGGCAAGGACATCACCTATTTCCATACGCTGTTTTGGCCGGCGATGCTCAAAACGGCTGAGTATAACCTCCCCACCAAAGTGCACATTCACGGTTTTTTGACCGTGGGCGGGCAGAAAATGTCCAAGAGCAAAGGGACATTCGTACGAGCGTCGACCTATCTGAATCACCTGGACCCGGCGTACCTGCGATATTACTTTGCCACAAAGCTGGGGCCACGCTTGGATGATTTGGATTTGAATCTCGAAGAATTCGTCGCCAAGGTGAACTCCGATTTGGTCGGCAAGGTCGTCAACCTGGCCAGTCGGTCTGCTAAGTTTGTCAAAGAGTTGGGACTCTCAACAGAATATCCCGACGATGGGGGACTCTTCGCTGAGGCCGCCGCAGCTGGGAAACAGATCGCGGCGAATTATGAGAACTGCGACTACAACGCTGCGATGCGGCACATTATGGCGCTGGCCGACAAGGCCAACAAATTTGTCGAGGATGCGGAACCGTGGAAACTCCGCAAAGAACCGGACAAGCAGCAACAACTGCAGGACGTCTGCACAATCGCCTTGAACCTGTTTCGGCAATTGGCCATCTATTTGGCACCAGTGTTGCCGCGATTGGCACAACATACCGGCGAACTCTTAAGCACGCCGATCCAGCAATGGAATGAATCACAACGACCGCTCGTCGGCACGGCGGTTAATAAATTTCAGCATATGCTAACCAGAGTCGAAGAAAGTCAGGTACACGCGATGATCGAAGAAAGTCAAGAAGAAGCCGCTCCCGAAGAAGCCGCTCCCGAAGAAGCAGAGAACCAATACAACGATAGTCCCGAAGCCTTGGCCAATGAGCCGTTGGCCGAAGAATGCACCTACGACGAGTTCGTCAAAGTCGACATGCGCGTCGCCCGCGTGGTTGCCGCTCAAGAGGTCGAGAAGGCGGACAAACTTCTACAACTCACACTCAGTTTGGGCGGCGACGTGACCCGCAATGTGTTTGCGGGAATCAAAGGAGTCTACGAGCCGGAGAAACTGGTCGGGCGCCTGGTGATCTGTTGCGCGAATCTGGCCCCCCGCAAAATGCGTTTCGGCGTCAGCGAAGGCATGGTCCTGGCCGCCGGCCCAGGAGGCAAGGACATCTTTGTTCTCAGCCCCGACGAAGGAGCAAAACCAGGGCAACGGGTGCATTAG
- a CDS encoding class II fumarate hydratase, translated as MSEFRTEHDSMGDVQVPAKAYYGAQTQRAVDNFPISGWALPTDLIHAMGLVKYAAAIANRDVGKLTGTGKKPLNDKQVDALLSACREVAEGKFDNEFPVDVFQTGSGTSSNMNVNEVISNRAVEILGDDRFSPEKSVHPNDHVNMGQSTNDTFPTSIHVAVAVSIQENLIPALEKFAGSLAKKAAEWDKIIKIGRTHLADATPLRLGQEIGGLARQIELSIGRAERARDAVLELPVGGTAVGSGINTHPEFGSRVAKVLADETGIAFIEAVNHFEANAQRDGLVECHGQLRAIASTLFNVSNNLRWLSSGPRCGFGEVVLPDRQPGSSIMPGKVNPVMCESMMQVAARVMGNDQAIAISGATGGQFQLNIMMPVMGQTTLESITLLANVTDAFVEFCSDDMHAHPDHCEAAVEKSLSMVTSLNPYIGYEKASALAKEAFKTGKTIRELCTEQNVLPEEELNKALDPMSMTEPQA; from the coding sequence ATGAGCGAATTTCGTACCGAACACGATTCCATGGGAGATGTCCAGGTCCCCGCAAAAGCCTACTACGGGGCACAAACCCAACGGGCCGTTGATAATTTTCCCATTTCGGGTTGGGCCTTACCCACGGATCTGATTCATGCGATGGGGCTGGTCAAATACGCGGCTGCCATCGCCAATCGCGATGTGGGCAAACTGACCGGTACAGGCAAAAAGCCGCTGAATGACAAACAAGTCGACGCACTACTCTCCGCGTGCCGCGAAGTCGCTGAGGGGAAATTCGATAACGAATTCCCGGTCGATGTCTTCCAAACCGGTTCGGGCACGTCCAGTAACATGAACGTCAACGAGGTGATCAGCAACCGAGCAGTCGAGATATTGGGCGACGATCGCTTCAGCCCCGAGAAATCGGTGCATCCCAACGACCATGTGAACATGGGGCAAAGCACCAACGACACGTTTCCGACATCGATTCACGTCGCCGTTGCGGTCAGTATCCAGGAAAATCTGATCCCCGCTCTGGAAAAATTCGCCGGATCGCTCGCCAAAAAAGCGGCGGAGTGGGACAAGATCATCAAAATCGGCCGCACACACCTCGCCGACGCGACTCCGCTTCGACTGGGACAGGAAATCGGCGGACTGGCGCGGCAGATTGAATTGTCGATTGGCCGGGCCGAACGGGCACGGGATGCCGTGTTGGAATTGCCAGTCGGTGGGACGGCCGTCGGTTCGGGAATCAACACGCATCCAGAATTCGGCAGCCGCGTCGCTAAGGTTTTGGCCGATGAAACGGGCATCGCCTTTATCGAAGCGGTCAATCATTTCGAAGCCAACGCCCAACGCGACGGTCTGGTGGAATGCCACGGGCAGTTGCGGGCGATTGCCTCGACATTGTTCAATGTCTCCAACAATCTCCGCTGGCTCAGTTCCGGGCCGCGGTGTGGTTTTGGCGAAGTCGTACTGCCTGACCGGCAACCGGGTAGCTCGATCATGCCGGGCAAAGTCAATCCGGTGATGTGCGAAAGCATGATGCAAGTCGCTGCCCGCGTGATGGGGAACGACCAAGCCATCGCCATCAGCGGAGCAACAGGTGGTCAATTCCAATTGAACATTATGATGCCCGTGATGGGCCAAACGACATTGGAAAGCATCACGCTGTTGGCCAACGTGACCGATGCATTTGTCGAGTTTTGTTCCGATGACATGCACGCGCATCCGGATCATTGCGAAGCCGCCGTGGAGAAGAGCCTCTCGATGGTCACCAGCCTGAATCCCTATATTGGCTACGAAAAAGCTTCCGCGCTTGCCAAAGAAGCATTCAAAACCGGCAAAACAATCCGCGAACTTTGCACGGAACAAAATGTCCTTCCCGAAGAGGAATTGAACAAAGCGCTCGACCCCATGAGCATGACCGAACCACAGGCGTGA
- a CDS encoding pyridoxal phosphate-dependent aminotransferase: MSEEWIADRMHRIDASGIRKVFDLAAKLTDPVNLSIGQPHFDTPQPIKDALAKATADGHNGYSQTQGIAPLLKTIQDHVDKTLGQTDRQVFITSGTSGGLMLALCGLVNPGDEVIVFDPWFVMYKHLVTLAGGTVVEIDTYPDFQIDVNKVRDAITDRTKVILCNSPANPTGCVASSEQLKDLAELAAEKDIAFLSDEIYKSYCYDQEFQSPAQWNDQTIVIDGFSKSHSMTGWRLGYMHGPSALMQQMLKLQQFTFVCAPHPVQWAGLAAWDYDVSEYVEQYSRKRDFMVSELRNDFEIHGADGAFYLFPKAPWGTGTEFVTEAIKNNLLIIPGNVFSPSDTHFRISYAAEDAVLERGVELLKILARQGKPSV, from the coding sequence ATGAGTGAAGAATGGATTGCCGACCGCATGCATCGCATCGACGCTTCGGGCATTCGTAAGGTCTTTGATCTGGCGGCCAAACTGACCGATCCGGTGAACCTGAGCATCGGGCAACCCCATTTCGATACCCCTCAGCCGATCAAGGACGCATTAGCGAAAGCAACGGCCGACGGGCACAACGGCTATAGTCAGACACAGGGCATCGCCCCCCTGCTAAAAACCATTCAGGACCATGTCGACAAGACGCTGGGGCAGACCGATCGTCAGGTGTTCATCACCAGCGGGACGAGCGGCGGGTTGATGTTGGCGCTGTGCGGACTGGTCAATCCGGGCGACGAGGTCATCGTCTTTGATCCTTGGTTTGTGATGTACAAACACCTGGTCACCTTGGCCGGGGGGACGGTGGTGGAGATCGATACGTATCCCGATTTCCAAATCGACGTCAACAAGGTCCGCGATGCGATCACCGACCGCACCAAGGTAATTCTCTGCAACAGCCCGGCCAATCCGACCGGTTGTGTCGCCAGCAGCGAGCAACTGAAAGATTTGGCCGAGTTGGCGGCGGAAAAAGACATCGCTTTTCTGAGCGACGAAATCTACAAGTCGTATTGCTACGACCAAGAATTCCAATCTCCGGCGCAATGGAACGACCAAACGATCGTCATCGATGGTTTCAGCAAATCGCACTCGATGACCGGTTGGCGGTTGGGGTATATGCACGGACCGTCGGCACTGATGCAGCAAATGTTGAAGCTGCAACAGTTCACCTTCGTCTGCGCTCCGCACCCGGTGCAATGGGCCGGGTTGGCCGCCTGGGACTACGATGTTTCCGAATACGTCGAGCAATACAGTCGTAAACGGGATTTCATGGTTTCGGAATTGCGGAACGACTTTGAAATCCACGGCGCCGATGGAGCCTTTTACTTGTTTCCCAAAGCGCCTTGGGGCACGGGTACGGAATTCGTGACCGAAGCGATCAAGAACAATTTGTTAATCATCCCCGGCAACGTCTTTAGCCCCAGTGACACACACTTTCGGATTTCCTACGCAGCGGAAGATGCCGTTTTAGAGCGCGGTGTTGAGTTACTCAAAATACTGGCTCGGCAAGGCAAACCCAGCGTGTGA
- a CDS encoding YaiI/YqxD family protein, with translation MIFVDGDACPVKEEVYRVAKRYKLSVTVVANAPMRVPTADWLTLVVVKGHYEAADDWIAEQVAGDDIVITADIPLASRCLEKQAHVLDSRGGKFSAESIGSALASRELMTQLRDLGTITGGPPPFSKQDRSQFLQTLDQTIQKLQRKK, from the coding sequence ATGATTTTTGTTGACGGCGATGCCTGTCCGGTCAAGGAGGAGGTCTATCGCGTCGCAAAGCGATACAAACTGTCGGTAACGGTAGTTGCCAATGCGCCAATGCGGGTGCCGACGGCGGATTGGTTGACGTTGGTCGTCGTCAAAGGACACTACGAAGCTGCCGATGATTGGATTGCCGAGCAGGTCGCCGGCGACGATATTGTGATCACTGCTGACATTCCGCTCGCCTCGCGATGTTTAGAAAAACAGGCCCACGTGCTCGATTCCCGTGGTGGAAAATTTTCTGCCGAATCGATCGGTAGCGCACTCGCTAGCCGAGAGTTGATGACGCAACTCCGCGACCTCGGCACAATCACCGGCGGCCCACCTCCGTTTAGCAAACAAGACCGCTCCCAATTCTTGCAGACATTAGACCAGACGATTCAAAAACTGCAGCGCAAGAAGTAG
- a CDS encoding VOC family protein produces MANRLEHANLTVPDIDATVRFLRTAFPEFIVRGEGIQNGDRWLHVGSDDSYIALNESSEGYSENGPLNHLGFAVDDVSAVVSRLLEAGYREGFIAPEHPHRRRKYFFDADGIEWEFVEYASGDPAQRNDYSL; encoded by the coding sequence ATGGCGAATCGGTTGGAGCACGCGAATCTCACAGTGCCAGACATCGACGCAACGGTTCGGTTTCTGAGAACCGCATTTCCGGAATTCATTGTACGGGGCGAGGGGATCCAAAATGGGGACCGTTGGCTGCATGTCGGCAGCGACGACTCGTATATAGCGCTCAACGAATCGTCGGAGGGATATTCCGAAAACGGACCGCTGAATCATCTCGGTTTTGCGGTCGACGACGTCAGTGCCGTCGTTAGCCGATTGCTGGAAGCAGGTTATCGAGAAGGATTTATCGCACCGGAGCATCCGCATCGTCGCCGAAAATACTTTTTCGATGCCGACGGAATTGAGTGGGAGTTCGTCGAGTATGCCTCAGGCGATCCGGCTCAGCGAAACGACTATTCGCTGTGA
- a CDS encoding Hpt domain-containing protein — protein sequence MNSTQTSGPIFSDFADDPDFEDLLEMFAETVGERRVLLQQQFRAGNVDDMRVTAHQLKGAGGGYGFDGLSSVAAELEQACKENDIDRVGQSLDSVLEYMGRIQT from the coding sequence ATGAACAGCACACAAACCAGTGGACCGATCTTTTCCGATTTTGCCGACGATCCCGATTTTGAGGACCTGTTGGAGATGTTCGCCGAGACTGTCGGGGAACGGCGGGTATTGTTGCAACAACAGTTTCGCGCAGGCAATGTCGATGATATGCGCGTCACCGCCCACCAACTCAAAGGGGCAGGCGGCGGGTACGGTTTTGACGGCCTCAGTTCTGTTGCCGCCGAGTTAGAACAGGCCTGCAAGGAAAACGACATCGATCGTGTCGGCCAATCGCTCGATTCGGTGCTGGAATATATGGGCCGGATTCAGACGTAA
- a CDS encoding acyl-CoA dehydrogenase family protein: MAQAMDELQQKQIRQAEELLFSGPQKVGFCKELFFGRFFTDAIMPYPKLSAEQNAIGDKAVAEVREYLEQHLDAAEVDRNSDIPPEVIRGLADVGVLGMTIAPELGGRGLSQQNYCRVMEVIGGHCAATGVFVNAHHSIGVRGLDLFGTEEQKARWMKPMASGEVLAAFALTEPEAGSDASNVQTRATPDPERGGYVINGEKRYITNGAIAGVLTVMARTPDPDEPDGKVTAFLVTPDMPGFEVVEARMDKCGIRGTATARLAFKDMFVPAENMLGKEGKGLRLALTVLDFGRVTFGACCTGGAKACLKKATDYANQRRQFGKNIGEFELVKEKIAVAAADTFAMESAVYHTAALIDSDAEDYMLETAMLKVFASERLWTIVNDTLQLYGGAGYFCTEPLERMMRDARINQIGEGANDVLRSFIAMVGLRGVGMNLQEVQQAAKNPFTGAGKLWGFAASTTSRVWSTAQLPVPHARLQPAAKALGRQIVQFGRACQGLLMTHREAILDRQYHHGRIGDIGTELFMASCVYSRLVQLVSQNDSSTERDLQTGLLYLKIADRRNQARLATINDNDDAAYTKVADAWMGQ, encoded by the coding sequence GAGGAATTGTTGTTCTCGGGACCGCAGAAGGTCGGCTTTTGCAAAGAATTGTTTTTCGGGCGTTTCTTCACCGACGCCATCATGCCCTACCCCAAACTCTCCGCCGAACAAAACGCAATCGGAGACAAGGCTGTCGCCGAAGTGCGGGAGTACCTCGAACAACATCTCGACGCGGCTGAAGTTGATCGCAACTCCGACATCCCTCCGGAGGTAATTCGCGGACTGGCTGATGTCGGCGTTTTGGGAATGACCATCGCGCCGGAGTTGGGCGGCCGCGGGTTGTCGCAGCAGAACTATTGTCGCGTGATGGAAGTCATCGGCGGGCATTGCGCCGCTACGGGAGTGTTTGTCAATGCGCACCACTCGATCGGCGTACGCGGTTTGGATTTGTTTGGCACCGAAGAACAGAAGGCGCGGTGGATGAAACCGATGGCGAGCGGAGAGGTCCTGGCCGCCTTTGCGCTCACTGAACCCGAGGCCGGTTCGGATGCTTCGAACGTGCAAACACGGGCGACGCCCGATCCCGAGCGCGGCGGATATGTCATCAACGGCGAGAAACGCTACATCACCAACGGTGCGATCGCCGGTGTTTTAACGGTCATGGCTCGTACTCCCGATCCCGACGAACCGGACGGTAAGGTCACCGCTTTTCTCGTCACCCCCGACATGCCAGGATTTGAGGTGGTCGAAGCGCGGATGGATAAGTGCGGGATTCGCGGCACGGCGACAGCCCGGTTGGCCTTTAAGGACATGTTCGTCCCTGCTGAAAACATGCTTGGAAAAGAAGGCAAAGGGTTGCGATTGGCGCTGACCGTTTTGGATTTCGGCCGCGTGACGTTCGGCGCTTGTTGTACGGGCGGAGCCAAGGCCTGCCTGAAAAAAGCGACCGACTATGCCAACCAACGGCGACAATTCGGGAAGAACATCGGTGAATTCGAGTTGGTGAAGGAAAAAATCGCCGTCGCCGCTGCGGATACTTTTGCTATGGAGAGCGCCGTCTATCACACGGCAGCGCTGATCGATAGCGACGCTGAGGATTACATGTTGGAAACGGCCATGCTCAAAGTATTTGCCAGTGAGCGACTGTGGACGATCGTCAATGACACGCTTCAACTATACGGCGGGGCGGGGTATTTCTGCACGGAACCGCTGGAGCGGATGATGCGGGACGCGCGGATCAATCAAATTGGCGAAGGGGCCAACGATGTGCTGCGGTCATTCATCGCCATGGTCGGTCTACGCGGCGTAGGAATGAATCTGCAAGAGGTGCAACAAGCCGCAAAAAACCCCTTCACGGGAGCAGGAAAATTGTGGGGCTTCGCTGCGTCGACGACCAGCCGTGTCTGGTCCACGGCGCAACTACCGGTTCCCCATGCACGTTTACAGCCGGCGGCGAAGGCACTCGGACGACAGATCGTGCAATTCGGCCGCGCCTGCCAAGGCTTATTGATGACGCATCGTGAAGCGATTCTCGATCGACAATACCATCACGGCCGGATTGGCGATATCGGCACGGAGTTGTTTATGGCGAGCTGCGTCTATTCGCGATTGGTGCAATTGGTCTCACAGAACGATTCAAGTACCGAACGCGATTTGCAAACCGGATTGCTGTATCTAAAAATCGCCGACCGCCGCAACCAAGCCCGTCTCGCCACGATCAACGACAACGACGACGCGGCCTATACGAAGGTTGCCGATGCGTGGATGGGGCAATAG